The Bactrocera dorsalis isolate Fly_Bdor chromosome 3, ASM2337382v1, whole genome shotgun sequence genomic interval CTTAAGTCTGATTTTCTAATgacttttttctcttttaaataTTCAGTACAGTATACACTACTTAATTGCACGAcagaaaaaatcatttaattgaATGTAGAAATATCGTTTAATTGGTAAAACTTATCGGCTCTTATATAAGACAGCGCTTGCTGTCGGTATGAATGTTCGATTTCCTAAAAGATACCGCATTTGATAGCGGCCACTTCAGCCTGAAAAACACTGCAGTAAACCAGTAGCCTGAAGCTAAAATCCTTCTGAGTTTTAAGAAAATGGAAGCTTTTAAGACTAACTCTCGACACCGAACTGAAAACTGCGTTTTGACCCCGTGTTACCTAAGTTAGCGCCGCTTAACACGCTTTTGGCTCGTATAGTATTGATTTGGTTTGAAGAGTTTTACTAAAATTAAGTTTGaatatattcaataatattaagTTAGAACTCCATAACTAACGTATGCTCggaaatcaacattttttttcctacgggtcaccggaaatggcgtcccAATGGCAGTGGTTAActcatttttttccaaaaatttcaaaatttccagaTTAAAAGTGTatgtttgaaataataaaaagttttaatgaaatatttaactttttgtttgagaaaaaattgttggaaaaaaatctgttttttacccgaggaaacccatgtaaccccttaggtgaaaaaatatatgaaaataggCCGTTTTTCGCTCGAACAAATCGTTGGATCCCCAACCTTAATATATCTGTGCAATACTTTTTCCCACCAGAAAGGTGACTCAAACAAAATGGGGAATACTGTTATAATTAACATTTAGCATtacacaatatttttgaaaaagttacgATGTTACAAGCTTTCAACACTGGTTAATGATCTTGAATTTTATCTACCCGATTGCTCGGCATTGATTattaattaatacatatatgtatttaattaaatatatgcaaaaactttttgttgGAACTATGTACTTTAATCAGACATGGTCAATTAaacttatatttacaaatgcattatatactaaataattactttagTTTGTATGCAACACGATCAAAGCTCAAATTCACCATGGCAATAGATGTTTACTCTATTTTTGATATAAGACTTGTGAAGATCGGTAGAAAAAACGGTGTAAAAACCAGTAAGCTGTAATACTATTTCCTATAGCTAGGGTTAGCATATTCCCTGATTTGCCGGAGAATTGTCTGATTTTGACCTTCGGCACTGATTCCCTGATTTGCGTGAAAATTCTCTGATTTTTGCCActataacaaatttaattacgagAGTTTTAAGAAAAGAAGAATTGGAGGAACAAGTATCAGCTTTTGTAGCCGATAATGTCCCTGTCAATTTCGGTGGATTGAATCGATGAGCACAATTCTGCTCATTATGGCTTTCATCGTTTCAAACTCGATACAGtttttgatattgaaatcaTAGCCTTCAAAttgttcaaacattttttttttttaatttacactttGAACacagaataattaaaaacattttgcgAGACACTAAAGAGGAgcttcagatcaatatctcagaAATTGAGTGACAAGTTcgtgtatatgtatactgaCAGAGAGACAGttcttttttacaaaatttaacggAAACTCCTCtaattatttcaatgaaatttcgaAAGCTTGTTGATACTAACGAAAGCTTTCGCGACTTAGCATTTCACTTGATAATGTAaatgacaaataattttttttgtttttgataataaatttctATAGGGATccgaaaattattattcgaTACCTGCAAACAAACTCGTACGAGTAttggaaatatacatacatacatatattaataaatcagaatactttttaataatttattaagtgACAACcaacaaaagatttttttataaaaaaaaaatcctttttttttttgagaatttattccttaaatatggattgagtaattttattcgtaTCTTCTTTACATTGAGCATACTTTTGACAAagagttttaaacatttttttccaaaaatttctgaatttctttattaatagtgcatgtttgaaacaataaaaaattctataataataaaatatttaattttatatatgaaagaaatgtttgaaaaaggctgtttttctCCCGATGAAACCCATCCAaacttttaagtaaaaatataaatgccttaaaataaattcattatacATATTACCAATGATTATTTGTCGGTAGGAATCTCTACTACCggttttttacttcatttttaaagCTGGTAATTAATTTTAGAGCTTTCTCAAAACTAACTAATTAGTGCATAATAAGTAAGAAGTTAAAAACTTGAATGACTATGAGAGCGTAAGAGCGCAAGAACTGTCAActtttagacaaaaaaaaaagagctGTGAATATTAGTTTACTCTCAACATAACAAAGCTTGCTGCGTTAAGAACGCTTTAACGTTATACAATTAGTACAGAGAGTGGTCAAgctgttgaaaaaataaaataaattaataataataagagaaaaacaaaaagtataagCTTTTGTCAGTTTTTATGGGAGCTTTTACCTGCTTTTATGGAAACTTTTGCTAGCTTTTTTGGGAGCTTTTGCTCACCATAAAAGCATTTGAGCATTACGTTTGACATATGAGAAATTTGCTTGATATTTAGCTGCCCACCAGTCGAGTCTGCAGTTGCTTGCCGGAGAGCATGCTCGTGTATTTAATAAATGCGGTAAATGTTTTCGTGTAAAAAAGTGTcgattttgtgtaaaaatataatattgtttttgaaaaaaaatttatatttttttaattttctataattgtttttaatgtgtaaaaaattacaataaaatgtaagtgtaaaaattttgataaaaaaatggaGAAATTTCTACCATATGCTTATCAAAAGTATTAAATTGGCGACAAAAAATGATAAAGATAAATGATAAAGATAATCGATTAACTTCTTGAAATGATTACGTTTGGTTATTGGTATTCAGAAATATTTGCTAATCAACAGCAAATAAGGAATAcaagcacatatacacacaagttgtcaacaaataacaaaaagagtGCCGGAACAGCCTGCTCTACGCGTGGCTACGacaagttgaaaaaatatgtatatttatgtgtatatgtatataacatacatacatatgtatatgcattaatAGATGTCTGTTTGTGCACACATAATACGAATAGATATTAAAAAGTTGGTGAACGTGCATGGAAACTTGTACACATACCCTCCTGGAACGGTCTCAatcatatgtacacacatatatgcatttatatatttgGGTACAAGAatgttttgtataataaaatatatttgataaaagtAATGACAATTGAAAACGAAGCAAAACGCTGGTTAATACAAAGGCTAATAGAGAGGAAAATCATATTTCTAGTGCAAAGCATTTTGGTGTGCTCATTCTCATTGTACATATgctcacatatatacatacatatatttacatatgcgtATATATCAACGTATACAGCAGTCATACAATGTATTGTACATAGAATAAATTGAGCTCACACGAAGAGAGCGTAATCCTcggaaaaaagctttaaatatgTGTACCCTAGCACAATTTGTCTCGTATAgattattgtatttttacccataaaaattttgttttcaacattgtaagaaattatatacaattatgTATGTGCTATATTTCCTTCAGACACTCCTTGAAATATAATACGCAAGATCGATCCTATGTATCTCAAAAACCACACTAAATGCATACCCCGCATAAAAATATACGAAGTCTGTCCTGACAAAATAGTATATATAGCTGTTTAACAGCACCTAAAAAAGCTCCCATAAGTTAGGTCAGGTAAATAGGCTGATTTCTGAAGAGACCAAGATATGCTTCAACCTTGGGTCTGGCGAAAGCTGTGACTGCCATTGGAACAGCTCCCATTTACCCTATCATTGCGGGGATGAGAGTCTAGCGAAGAGATCAATGTACCATTAACGTACCACACTGGCACGGAAAGCTTTCGAAACCCCACAAATGCTGCTTGCTGACTAACCCTTGCTGAGCTCGCTCGAGGTCCATAGATTCAGCGCCCTAGAACACGAAAAGACAGAAAACCTTGATGGAATTTGGATAAGGCTGTGTTTTCTTGCAAGATCTCCGGCTTTATAGTTTCCGACAATATCGTTGTGTCAGACAAATTTAGTGTGGAAGTTCATTAATGCTATTGCTAAAAAGTTCAAGCATTCCTTGACTAGCTCTGAGCGCACTGTCAGCGGGCTCCAGTTCTAGGTAGCAACTCTACTATTGTAGTGGACACAATACTGAGAAAAATCTCTCAACATCTCTTCTGGAACGACTCAGCTCCAAGAAGCTCCGTCTGCAGACTCATTCAACGTCCGTCCCCACGATAGTCGTGTCTAAGTGAATGGAACGGGCCCGGTTTATTATTCAGCCAAGGAATGTGAATTGGgcacatttttacaaaataccaTCAGGAATATTTTCGGCCGCTGCAAGAACAGCTCATGCAACGTGCATTTTCCAGAAAGATTTACTTTATGAATGGAATTATATAGATCACTtagtattgttatttttttctactaaatttGATGGCACCTGGATGGGTAGGTAGTCAATATACATGAATTTAGAcagtatgcatatatataagcTAGATATATCCGAGATATCGAAAGCACTTAAAATGAAAACATACTCACACACTCCATTAAACCACTCAAACCTGCGCTATGTACAACACGTTCGATTCCGCTCGAACTATGGCATACCTTACTCTGTATTGTTTATTTTAGATATCGTCGTTTGTAATCCACTGtccacatatatttgtatacaacgTTCACCTCCTCTTCTATCAGCTGACAATTATCGCTCTGAGTGACAATACACACTCAACAAACGTCAAGTCATTAGGAAATAGTAAACATATTATTTCACTGCAATAAAAACTCAACAACATGCGGCTGCCAGCGCTTAGTTTGCTCTCGGCTTTCCGCCAAACACTAGTGCAACAAGTACAAAATACGAGTGTAACACCTCTCCTACTAAAACAATATCGTCTGAAGCATAGTGACAGTGGCAGTAAAATGTTTTCGCCGGCACCATTTACAAAAGATTTCTTCTTTCGTCAGGTGAGTgtgaaataacaaaaagtgataattcttcaatgaaaattaaacgtTTAAAATATTTCGGAACAGCTCTTCGATGAGGCTACCTGGACCTACACGTACCTGCTGGCCGATTTGAATACGAGAGAGGCGGTGATTATTGATCCAGTGCTGGAGAAGGCGAAACGTGATGCAAACCTAGTTAAGGATCTGGGTTTTACACTTAAATATGCCCGTGAGTATGAATGCAAGATTTctattgttcaattttttttttgttgctcagtgttgtagttgttgctatCTTTAATGAGTTCTTAACATGTAGACAACGTAATTTTAAAGCACTGTGATGAAATCTTCCGCTCCgaataaattttatagtttaGTGACGAAAATGTGCTTACCGCACGCTGTGCAtagtagatgtatgtatgtagaatagAAGATGTGAGTAGACTCATCGAAGACAAATGTTTAAGTAcatttaagtttataaaaacaaaattcttcacATTACACTTATCAACAATTAGCAATAATTGATTATGAGGATAGAGCGCTTAATTGTAGGTGACGCTAATAAACTTTGTTCAGGCAaggcaattgttgttgtggaaaaaaacaaattatatgcTTTATTaattatagtaaaatattttttttaatattgaatatacatatgtaatattgaaATGGAATATCAGtataaaaattagcaaaaataatttcaaatctaATGCAAGCGAAACTTACAAGAATTAGCGAGAATAAGTTGCAGAGTCGGAAAATTGCCCTAAGCGACTTGCTCTTTGTAATTTCGATAATTAATACCTTATCTTAGTAAACCCTGTATTGCAATgcatactttttattattatttatattaattgcaAGCATTGTTTACCTATTACTACTTGCATTTCCTTTAAtattatcagaaaaaatattgaatgctTGAAAGTGGCAATCGTGATATCAaattttatagtaaatattCGCACAATTTTAGGAAGCTCAAGTATAAGCTTCTTTGTAATAAAATCAATACATAAGAGAGTTTCAATATATCGGTAGATTTTATTCAACGATATAACTTTCGATTTAAACAATGAGCTCAGAGGTTCAATAACTATAAGGTGATCCATTTAAAGGTtccctatttttatttaagaaaaactacagaaacttcaaaattaatggggaatgtttattatcattcgaaagaacattttatggcatttatattttgaagaaaatcttATTTCAATGTTGGCCtcagctacgtctcagatagttTACCCGTTGAATCTAATTTTCGATGgctctttcgagcatttcgactggtaactggcgaatgacacgcgtaatgttttgctccaaggcctgaatccaAGTGGAATtttctgcatagactttagacgttacatatccacacaggaaaagtctaacgttatgatatcacacgatcttggtggtcaaacgaccagcccaaaacgtgaaattatctgctcaccgaagtgtgcTCTTAATTAATCCATTGaatgatgcgatgtgtgagaaccaaaatataaccaaataTAACCGAGTTTACGAGCTTcagtttcaggcatcaaatagtggGTTATTATGGAgcaataacggtcgccattgacggttacgttctcaccggcatcatttttgaagaaatataaccCGATGATTCCTCCGGACCACAAGCCCAAACCGTTGTCTTTTCTTGATAAAATGACATCTCTTGAATCTGTTCAGGTTGCTCCTCGCCCCAAATatgcaattttgcttgtttacatatccattgagccagaaatggccatcatcgttgaacaaaacttggctcgaaaacgtcggatcttcatggaacttttcaaaagcccatagagcgaagcagtgtcgcttaggaaggtcgagtggattcagttcttacacaagctgcATTTTACacgctttcaattaaaatacaccaaatcgttccatacgttagtccgagttgctgagacggcgctgaatcgactctccacggtatTCGTGTCCAATCCCAGCTACTGCTGCTATATTTTCagtatttgttttcaaaatttcggaaaatctctaagttttttgttaaatttaatcagattcttatagatatatgtattgaGGATCTTTAAAGTCTATTTtcgaaaacataattttttaaagtaagtGATCAGTTTTTAACGtttcagtttgaaagatttttagACTCAACAAGTATATCATATattgtatacaagtatatctttATGCACATAATTCATAATTGTCGAATCATTACTTCCGGCAATGGGTTTATTATTGATGAACGATTTTCCAATTTAATTAAACTTGTTAAATTGAAATTGGCAGATCTATTAGCGTAAATTATATACAtgataaatatacatttaattcATAAAGCAATCAGTGTCACGAAAGCACGAGAGATTTTagctttcaaattatttaacgGCTAGTTTCGGTAGGATTTAGGTATGGCATTGGATTGAAAAGGCGAAGTTGGTTTTGAAGTACAACAAAAGTTATAAACGTACTTATGTAATCTACAATTATGTGCATACATTCCGTCTTAATGATACATAAGGTAGCTTTAAATATCATATAGCtcaaaatatattagaatataaGTTAGACTTCACCAATAGCAACCAATTGGtcaaaacaaaacagcaaacaaATTAGTTATCAATCACTCAAAACCCCACTACATAACATATTTACACATCtaacatttccatatacatatagtgaacacacacatgcacgcggATCACATCACCGGCAGCGGTTGGCTCAAGCAATTGTTGCCCGGCAGCAAATCGGTTATTGCCAAAGCGAGCGGTGCCAAGGCAGATATACACATCAAGGAAGGTGATCCCGTTACATTTGGACGTCACCGCATCGATACATTGGCCACACCGGGACACACCAATGGCTGTATGTCGTTTGTGATACATGAACAGGGTTGCATTTTCACCGGCGATACAGTGCTGATACGCGGCTGTGGACGTACCGACTTCCAAGAAGGTGATCCTGCCCACTTGTACGAAAATGTgcatagtaaaatatttacattgccAGACAATTTCCGCATTTATCCGGCGCATGATTACAAGTGAGTAGGCTCAACGCAAATTACTTAAGAAAATatcgtgaaaaaatataaattcttttccattttttagAGGCTTAATGGAGAGCAGCGTTTGGGAGGAGAAAACCTACAATCCACGCTTGACCAAAACCAAAGaggaatttattaatattatggaTAACCTGAATCTGCCTTATCCCAAGAAAATCGGTACTTTGcgcttatttattaatttttgtaaagaaaactaATTCTTTTTCGTTTCTCAGATGTTTCTCTACCGGCAAATCGTGAATGTGGCGTCTATGATATTCCAAAGGAATAATTTGTCTTCTTGTTTCTGTTAAAAAGCAAACTGTGTTTTATACGCTGCTGAAGTGTGGCCTTACTTTCTTATAAAGCGGAGAACCACGGAGTCATGCTAGACTCAAGTAATATGAAGGGCCTTGCTGTTAGTCAGGCAGCAAGTTTTGCAAacgtttcttcaaaaaaaaataataataattttatgtaaaaaatatattgtaataatgtgctcaaaaacattttaaataaaattctaaaactATTGGCACAAATATCATAAAGTTTTGGAATCTAGGAAAAGTGCCAGGGATGAATTGTTTGTGTTTGAGTCAAAacctttgatattttttttgggAGTAATTGGTAGTTTTGGAAATTACATATATGGCTTAACACGAAATATGAATTGATTAAGGTTTAATTGGCTGGTTATTGAGGTTAAGGAGCTACACGGGTTTCCTCGTgtaaaaacagctgtttttcaatattctttttctcatataataaactgaaatattttattaaaattttttattgttgctaacatacactattaacaaagaaattctgaaatttttggaaaagataTTTAAACTAGGCTATTGgaacgccatttccggtgaccctaGAAAAAAGATAcacccgcgttggcaggataattCCTTACGGgatcatttaaagtgaaaaaactacttgttttagttaaaatcttaacttatAACTTGGACGAAGGGAAAAAACCGGAATTTGGATATTTGGCAGGCATTTTTACAAACATGAAAATTTTGGTGTAAATTTCGCGACACTTTTTTcgaatagttgtaatcgaaaaacaacaaaattcctTCGTATTGCatctcaaagatctgtgtaaaTTTCCTGAAGAGTTGAGTacttctcgagaaatcttgccaacttCAAACAGTAtcgaaaaaaacgcgtttaaagacgggaTACTTAGCCAATTAGCCTCGAGAGTTTGTAACTCCGAAActgttactcggatcaacttgaaaaaataggacaatattctagaggtattgTAGAACTTAATCGAAcgataaaaaaatcgattttttgaaaccgcTTAAGAACGGTATGGCTCAAAGCTTAAGGTTATGAACGATTAGTCATTTCGTCATCAGATACGAAACGCCAGTTGAACGGTCAAGAACTGCGACAAAGAGTATGCAAGCCTAAACAGTTGAAATACTTATGcactaatttattttaaaaccaaatatttgaGTCAACGGTTATACGGCTGTCAGGAAATCAAGTGGGATTCATCAGAAACTTGCTCTAAGATGGATCCCAAGCTATAGATTTCTGGTTCTGTAATTAAGTACATTCATCAAATAACTTACtctacttatttattttctttggaaaAGTCGTTCTATTACGGCTGGAATCTTTGGAGCAAATTCACTATATTTTCTCAGTCTATGGTCagaaaaaaacaccaaaacttCAAGCACTATATTTGCTGCAAAAACAACCAAGATctcaaataataaaacaaaattataaactcgattttaattttgaaatttttttctttcacttccAGACAATACTAAATCACCGTTCCAACAAATACAGTACACACAACGATAATAAAAATGTCGACACGAAAATGTCCGATGCCGAGGCAAACCTCATTAATAGCGCACAAACGCAAACCGCCACAACGGGACGACGACGCAAAGTGTCCTCGCTGGGCGGTACACTTTCCGCGCGTTCGTGTCGCAGCGAAACGAAAGAACTACGCTCGGCACTGCAAGACCGCGAGGCGGTCATACAAAATCTACGTATACAATTGTGTTTGGGTAAATTGCCACGCCCTACCGGACCGCCGCTCGATGACAGCGAAAAGCCGGCGGCAGAGCAAAAACTACAAAGGTTAAAAGCCGAATCAGAGaataagaaaatcaaaatcaagaacTTAAAGAGTGCGCTGGAGAAACTCGATATTACAGAGTAAGTTGAAGTGATTGATAACCTGAGATATACTGCGATAAAATTGTATAGTTTTTTACTAAGCTAACACTTTTTCATAATAACTTTACAGTAATATCGATATACGCATACGGCAGGCGGAATTAGAGTACGCGCTTGGACGTGAGGAACTGCAGATGCTATCGATTGTGGAGGAGGCGCGCGCCTTGCAAGCGCGTTTGGAGAAATCAAAGCCGGAATTACAAACCATTTACAAGTGAGTCACTGCTTCACCTAACctccaataaaaataatttactaataTTTCTAAATGTCTGCAGCATTCTCAATTCCGGCGCCACGCTAAGCTTGCACGCCGTGCATGCGACCACCGGCCGCTGGGCAGCGCACACCAAACCCGATCAGCCCGGTTTCTATGTGGAATGGGCGCTCGAAGGTGATGGACTCTACAAAGGTGATCGCATACTCGAGGTCAATGGCAAAATGATCGC includes:
- the LOC105233493 gene encoding persulfide dioxygenase ETHE1, mitochondrial encodes the protein MRLPALSLLSAFRQTLVQQVQNTSVTPLLLKQYRLKHSDSGSKMFSPAPFTKDFFFRQLFDEATWTYTYLLADLNTREAVIIDPVLEKAKRDANLVKDLGFTLKYALNTHMHADHITGSGWLKQLLPGSKSVIAKASGAKADIHIKEGDPVTFGRHRIDTLATPGHTNGCMSFVIHEQGCIFTGDTVLIRGCGRTDFQEGDPAHLYENVHSKIFTLPDNFRIYPAHDYKGLMESSVWEEKTYNPRLTKTKEEFINIMDNLNLPYPKKIDVSLPANRECGVYDIPKE